In Ciconia boyciana chromosome 30, ASM3463844v1, whole genome shotgun sequence, a single genomic region encodes these proteins:
- the LOC140644964 gene encoding LOW QUALITY PROTEIN: scavenger receptor cysteine-rich domain-containing protein SCART1-like (The sequence of the model RefSeq protein was modified relative to this genomic sequence to represent the inferred CDS: substituted 1 base at 1 genomic stop codon), protein MASLEIRWDVGRLLPEGSGNSQGSLVAPGFVQLVGGDSPCSGRVEIRDGNQWKTVCDSDFGPKAADVVCRELQCGTALSVPGAAHFGEGVSAMWDRELQCVGNEPLLISCPRGSPRDQPCTHANAAGVTCTQYTGFRLVNGRTACEGRVEVEVLGTWGTLCASRWDLSDAHVLCRHLNCGFAESIPRGGHFGRGPGPVWRDTFHCNGTEAHLGQCAVTALGASPCSHESNAAVICSGPDSSSSLRLVGGGSRCDGRVEILQRGTWGRVLDDQWDMQEASVVCRQLQCGEAEAAYNPPKPQRGTGPVGLRGVRCAGHEANLTLCNTSVPESALAAGIAEDVGVVCWGSQQVRLVNGSGRXAGRVEIYYQGSWGTICDDGWDLPDATVVCHQLGCGGAAEAVGSARFGKGSGRIWLQSVNCSGDEAALWDCPAGSWGQHNCGHKEDAGVVCSEFVALRLENSSNCAGRLQVFYNRTWGSVCLNSMTPKTVSLACKELGCGDGGSLEPYPTYGRLPGPAWLDRVQCGERNSSFWQCPSAPWHPKSCDDLRDETHITCNGRRPETPPALGTVCPNSTSCTDREKIRAVGGENGCSGRVEIWHRGSWGTVCDDSWDMWDAAVACRQLGCGPAVSALDEAAFGEGTGPIWLEQVECRGTEPSLQDCWARPGDSGACRHKEDAAVRCSAAPRTAAPTPRADPSPGRATGSGRVSLPVIICIILGALLCLLLALLAGQVRIARAGQRGSERAWEPFPDAVYEEIGYSPAWEKQARFSGSALALELPCHQQHCPQAGSVGLNPSKLLCLSPGSYSEGSLTKLQPYPEDSKEEDGPGPVPDIPVLPGGDPADGYDDAREVSDPAEDPAPGQGDWEKSRVPEEGAGPRDASREIVAIWDAVSTYILGQMKLDKGVVVTGLGTFAMLQERFLGEEEEHVVRRPVFHLDIDVLCVQELAFPTVVIPDDVKIKPLNSKWLSQATSFPRHVVEDCVQETILLYSFQLRNSRRLAFAFKDIGVLSCKDDVLCMRFYYDCVTGLESKASRIALLHTRLWMPAAAVCGGATTARGMQAAPAEAFPRFRFIVFSRAVAQAFSTWHKKAAESHKIRRRPICAPAMSRQLPQDEGGRQAGASSSSQVHCCTPVL, encoded by the exons ATGGCCTCCTTGGAGATTAGGTGGGATGTGGGCAGGTTACTGCCAGAGGGCTCTGGGAACTCACAGGGGTCTTTGGTTGCTCCAGGATTTGTCCAGCTGGTCGGAGGGGACAGCCCCTGCTCAGGACGTGTGGAGATCCGTGATGGGAACCAGTGGAAAACTGTCTGTGACTCAGACTTTGGTCCCAAAGCTGCCGATGTGGTCTGCAGGGAGTTGCAGTGTGGCACAGCCCTGTCCGTCCCTGGGGCAGCTCACTTTGGAGAAGGTGTCAGTGCCATGTGGGACAGAGAGCTGCAGTGCGTGGGGAATGAACCCCTTCTCATCTCCTGCCCCAGGGGATCCCCCAGGGACCAGCCCTGCACCCACGCAAACGCTGCTGGTGTCACCTGCACAC AGTACACGGGGTTCAGGCTGGTGAACGGCCGCACGGCATGTGAGGGAAGGGTGGAGGTTGAggtgctggggacctggggCACCCTCTGTGCCTCCCGCTGGGATCTCTCGGACGCCCACGTTCTCTGTCGTCACCTCAACTGCGGGTTTGCTGAGTCCATTCCCAGAGGAGGGCATTTTGGGAGAGGACCCGGCCCTGTCTGGAGAGACACATTCCACTGTAACGGGACTGAAGCCCACCTGGGACAGTGTGCAGTGACTGCCCTGGGGGCCTCGCCGTGCTCCCACGAGAGCAACGCTGCTGTCATTTGCTCAG GCCCAGACAGCTCCTCATCCCTGCGGCTGGTGGGTGGAGGGAGCCGGTGCGACGGGCGAGTGGAGATCTTGCAGCGCGGGACATGGGGCAGAGTCCTGGATGACCAGTGGGACATGCAGGAGGCCAGCGTGGTGTGCCGGCAGCTGCAGTGCggagaggcagaggcagcctACAACCCCCCAAAGCCTCAGAGAGGGACGGGTCCCGTGGGGCTGCGAGGGGTGCGGTGCGCAGGGCACGAGGCCAACCTGACCCTCTGCAACACCTCCGTGCCCGAGAGCGCGCTGGCAGCAGGGATTGCAGAGGACGTGGGGGTCGTTTGCTGGG ggagccagcAGGTCCGGCTGGTGAATGGGTCCGGGCGCTGAGCTGGCAGAGTGGAGATCTACtaccagggcagctgggggaccaTCTGTGATGATGGCTGGGACCTGCCCGACGCCACCGTCGTTTGCCACCAGCTGGGCTGCGGAGGGGCGGCGGAGGCGGTTGGCTCTGCTCGGTTTGGGAAAGGCTCTGGTCGGATCTGGCTGCAGAGCGTAAACTGCTCCGGGGACGAAGCTGCTCTCTGGGACTGCCCGGCAGGGTCCTGGGGGCAACACAACTGCGGGCACAAGGAGGACGCAGGAGTGGTCTGCTCAG AGTTCGTGGCCCTGAggctggagaacagcagcaacTGCGCCGGGCGCCTGCAGGTTTTCTATAACAGGACGTGGGGGAGCGTCTGCTTAAACTCAATGACTCCCAAAACGGTGTCGCTGGCATGcaaggagctgggctgtggggacgGAGGGTCCCTGGAACCCTACCCGACCTATGGCAGGCTGCCTGGCCCCGCCTGGCTGGATCGCGTGCAGTGTGGGGAGAGAAACAGCTCCTTCTGGCAGTGTCCCTCCGCGCCCTGGCACCCAAAGTCATGCGATGACCTGCGAGATGAGACCCACATCACCTGCAATG ggAGACGGCCAGAAACGCCCCCGGCGCTGGGGACCGTGTGCCCAAACTCCACGAGCTGCACAG acAGGGAGAAGATTCGTGCCGTGGGAGGCGAGAATGGGTGCTCAGGCAGAGTGGAGATCTGGCACCGCGGCTCCTGGGGGACGGTGTGCGACGACTCCTGGGACATGTGGGATGCCGCGGTGgcatgcaggcagctgggctgtggccCTGCAGTGTCTGCCCTGGACGAGGCTGCATTTGGGGAGGGGACGGGCCCCAtctggctggagcaggtggagtGCCGGGGGACAGAGCCATCTCTGCAGGACTGCTGGGCCCGGCCTGGGGACAGCGGTGCCTGCCGGCATAAGGAGGACGCTGCCGTACGCTGCTCGG ctgcaccCAGGACAGCAGCACCAACTCCCCGAGCAG ATCCCAGCCCGGGCCGTGCGACCGGCAGCGGGAGAGTCTCATTGCCTGTTATCATCTGCATCATCCTGGGAGcccttctctgcctgctcctggccctCCTGGCCGGGCAAGTGCGAATcgccagggctgggcagagag GCTCCGAGAGAGCTTGGGAGCCTTTCCCTGATGCCGTGTATGAGGAGATCGGTTACAGCCCGGCATGGGAGAAGCAGGCGAGGTTCAGCGGCTCAG cccTGGCTCTGGAGCTCCCCTGTCACCAGCAGCACTGTCCGCAAGCCGGGTCAGTGGGGCTCAACCCATCAAAGCTGCTGTGCCTCTCTCCAGGCTCCTATTCAGAGGGGTCCCTTACCAAGCTGCAGCCCTACCCTGAGGACAGCAAGGAGGAAGATGGTCCGGGGCCAGTACCAG aCATCCCTGTCCTGCCCGGAGGTGACCCAGCGGATGGCTATGATGATGCCAGGGAGGTTTCTGACCCTGCGGAGGATCCAGCCCCTGGGCAGGGAGACTGGGAAAAGTCCAGGGTAccagaggagggagcagggcccAGGGATGCATCCAGAG AGATTGTGGCTATCTGGGATGCTGTGTCTACGTACATCCTGGGACAGATGAAGCTGGACAAG GGTGTCGTGGTCACAGGACTCGGGACCTTCGCTATGCTCCAAGAGCGATTCCTCGGTGAAGAAGAGGAGCATGTGGTTCGAAGACCTGTCTTCCACCTGGACATTGATGTGTTATGTGTGCAGGAGCTCGCGTTCCCCACAGTGGTTATCCCTG ACGATGTCAAGATCAAGCCGCTGAACTCCAAGTGGCTATCGCAAGCCACCTCCTTCCCGCGGCACGTGGTGGAGGACTGTGTGCAAGAGACCATACTCTTGTACTCCTTCCAGCTGAGGAACAGCCGGCGCCTCGCCTTCGCCTTCAAGGACATTGGCGTTTTGTCCTGCAAAGACGATGTCCTGTGCATGCGGTTTTATTACGACTGCGTCACAGGGCTGGAGAGCAAGGCCAGCCGGATTGCACTGCTGCACACT AGGCTGTGGATGCCAGCTGCAGCTGTCTGCGGTGGAGCGACCACGGCTCGGGGGATGCAGGCTGCTCCTGCCGAGGCGTTCCCGAG GTTTCGGTTCATTGTGTTCAGCAGAGCGGTGGCCCAGGCTTTCTCCACCTGGCACAAGAAGGCTGCAGAAAGTCACAAGATCAGAAGAC GCCCCATa TGTGCTCCCGCCATGTCCAGGCAGCTCCCCCAGGAtgaaggaggcaggcaggcaggagccagctcctccagccaggTCCACTGCTGCACTCCCGTCCTCtga